One Balneolaceae bacterium genomic window carries:
- a CDS encoding M20/M25/M40 family metallo-hydrolase encodes MQPSHQKLFNRLKDELQPLDYQTNHYPGLKSGGQILSRPATDNGSKYQLLLGHIDTVWPEGTLERMPFNNEGDTYTGPGIYDMKAGIVMMILALKIIKDLDLKPKVQPVLFINSDEETGSRESVYRIRNLARAMNRVFVLEPSLDPDGKLKTRRKGVGHFDVELKGVSSHAGIEPEKGRSAIIELSYLIQKLNDLNDPENGISVNVGKIGGGTNTNVVAGESSAAVDVRVLTKKDAKRIKQKIMEIEPSTPGVKLNISGGFKRPPLVRNRRNRELWEQAKEIGKRLDLNLSEGISGGGSDGSFTSLFTATLDGLGAVGDGAHSPTEKIFLGKTLERMALLIHLVDAS; translated from the coding sequence ATGCAGCCTTCCCACCAAAAGCTTTTTAACCGGCTAAAAGATGAACTTCAGCCTCTGGATTACCAAACAAATCACTACCCGGGCTTAAAAAGCGGGGGGCAGATTCTTTCACGCCCTGCAACTGACAACGGGAGCAAATATCAGCTTCTCCTTGGCCATATTGACACGGTATGGCCGGAAGGCACACTCGAAAGAATGCCTTTCAACAATGAAGGAGATACCTATACGGGACCCGGTATTTACGATATGAAGGCGGGTATTGTGATGATGATCCTTGCCCTGAAAATTATAAAAGACCTGGATCTGAAACCAAAAGTACAGCCTGTTCTGTTTATCAATTCGGATGAGGAAACCGGCAGCCGTGAATCCGTTTACAGAATACGAAACCTGGCAAGGGCAATGAACAGGGTGTTTGTACTGGAACCCTCACTTGATCCCGACGGGAAACTTAAAACGCGCAGAAAAGGGGTGGGCCATTTTGATGTTGAATTAAAAGGTGTTTCATCTCACGCAGGTATCGAACCTGAAAAAGGCAGAAGTGCCATTATAGAACTATCCTATTTGATTCAAAAACTGAATGATCTTAATGATCCTGAAAATGGTATTTCAGTTAATGTGGGTAAAATTGGCGGGGGTACAAATACAAATGTGGTAGCAGGTGAGAGCAGTGCTGCCGTTGATGTTCGGGTTTTAACAAAAAAGGATGCGAAGCGGATCAAACAAAAAATAATGGAAATTGAACCTTCAACACCCGGGGTGAAACTCAATATTTCAGGAGGGTTTAAGCGCCCGCCCCTGGTGCGAAACCGCAGAAACCGGGAACTTTGGGAGCAAGCGAAAGAGATTGGAAAGCGGCTGGATCTCAATCTTTCAGAAGGCATATCCGGCGGTGGGTCCGACGGCAGTTTTACGAGCCTGTTTACCGCAACCCTGGATGGCCTGGGAGCTGTGGGAGACGGTGCACACAGTCCTACTGAAAAGATCTTTCTGGGCAAAACGCTGGAACGTATGGCTCTGTTAATTCACCTTGTTGATGCTTCCTGA
- a CDS encoding flavin reductase has translation MEENKSILTSLNLDFPVWEQIFTVHPLVIVGSMGTDTSPNFAPKHMAFPLGWKNYFGFVCTPKHTTYQNIKETGVFTVTYPKPDQVVITSLTASPRCDDGTKPDLKPIKTFPAEKIDGHFIEDGYVFLECKLKKFVDGFGENSLILAEIVAARAWSDVIKNPSHSDNETIYNHPQLAYIAPAVMPSLMRHRHFRFQKTLRNDP, from the coding sequence ATGGAAGAAAACAAATCGATATTAACCTCACTTAACCTTGATTTCCCGGTTTGGGAACAGATTTTTACGGTTCACCCATTGGTCATTGTCGGTTCAATGGGCACGGATACATCCCCGAATTTTGCCCCCAAACATATGGCATTTCCGCTGGGCTGGAAAAACTATTTTGGGTTTGTATGCACTCCCAAACATACAACCTATCAAAACATCAAAGAAACCGGGGTTTTTACGGTAACCTACCCAAAGCCTGACCAGGTTGTCATCACCAGTTTAACAGCATCCCCCCGGTGTGATGACGGAACCAAACCCGATCTAAAACCGATCAAAACATTTCCGGCTGAAAAGATTGACGGACATTTTATTGAAGACGGGTATGTTTTTCTTGAATGTAAATTAAAGAAATTTGTGGATGGCTTTGGAGAAAACAGCCTGATTCTTGCCGAAATTGTTGCAGCGAGGGCCTGGAGTGATGTGATTAAAAATCCCTCGCATTCTGACAATGAAACAATCTACAATCATCCGCAACTGGCCTATATCGCCCCGGCCGTTATGCCGTCATTGATGAGACACAGGCATTTCCGTTTCCAAAAGACTTTAAGAAATGACCCATGA
- a CDS encoding GNAT family N-acetyltransferase, whose protein sequence is MEAHLLLEAKLEMIGSVTDFTYKWCVNMGFDEYSAAKMALSVDEILTDVVLYAFKDEKGYVEIWYQYTPSEIEIIIQEKGEPFDPERHSYNKEKAITENDFKGASHETVQKMTDHFLFLNRGKDGKEYRLVQKYSFPHILDLVPSDYDFEDDDEADDSKSESNYLVTPATSEDAEDIAKLIYRSYRYSYPKEDLYFPRRIETAIHNEYKYGTIVRTESGRPVGYFAVVKSTDSMIGEVTEAVVSPRHRNRGLMKKMMLNLIEMSHSRGLSGLFGMAMTNHLFSQKVNSRYGFKSTALIISKTGKRTLKGMEKSQLDMVSVILDFLPLTKQWQRPPCLPKDYAGLFSEIYDQFEEPEESPEKQNPSRSKSKQTDMSLSINYESQSALITVKTYGSTFMGSCMRMLKSTEELTLTSLYIDLPLDDPYIDSAINWLKEQQFILSGLVPFFHQEEDYLRMQRLYMNVDFDEIQTYSEMAGKLKKVIQDEYDELQKNQ, encoded by the coding sequence ATGGAAGCACACCTGCTGCTGGAAGCAAAACTGGAGATGATCGGCTCGGTAACTGATTTTACATACAAATGGTGTGTAAACATGGGGTTCGATGAGTACAGTGCTGCAAAGATGGCTCTTTCAGTGGATGAGATCCTTACAGATGTGGTACTCTATGCATTTAAAGATGAGAAAGGATATGTGGAAATTTGGTATCAATACACCCCCTCGGAAATAGAGATTATTATCCAGGAAAAGGGCGAGCCATTTGATCCTGAAAGACACAGCTATAATAAGGAAAAAGCGATCACAGAGAATGATTTTAAAGGGGCATCTCATGAAACGGTCCAAAAAATGACCGATCATTTTCTGTTTCTGAACCGGGGAAAAGATGGCAAAGAGTACAGGCTGGTACAAAAATACAGTTTTCCCCATATTCTTGACCTCGTCCCCTCCGATTATGACTTTGAAGATGACGATGAAGCTGATGATTCAAAATCCGAATCCAATTACCTGGTAACCCCGGCTACAAGCGAGGATGCTGAAGATATCGCAAAACTGATCTACCGGTCATATCGCTACAGCTATCCCAAAGAGGATCTCTATTTCCCACGCCGGATTGAAACAGCCATTCACAATGAATATAAGTATGGCACCATAGTCCGAACTGAATCCGGCAGGCCGGTCGGGTACTTTGCCGTTGTAAAGAGTACCGACTCTATGATCGGCGAAGTAACCGAGGCGGTGGTTTCGCCAAGACACCGTAACCGCGGATTAATGAAAAAAATGATGCTGAATTTGATAGAGATGAGTCATTCGCGGGGATTGTCGGGACTCTTTGGTATGGCAATGACCAACCATCTCTTTAGTCAAAAAGTAAACAGCCGGTATGGCTTTAAGAGCACAGCGCTGATCATTTCTAAAACCGGCAAGAGAACCTTAAAAGGGATGGAAAAGAGTCAACTGGATATGGTAAGTGTGATCCTGGACTTTTTGCCGTTAACAAAACAGTGGCAGCGTCCGCCCTGTTTACCGAAAGATTATGCCGGGTTGTTCTCTGAAATTTATGATCAGTTTGAAGAACCGGAAGAAAGCCCTGAAAAACAAAACCCGTCCCGCAGCAAGTCGAAGCAAACGGATATGAGCCTGTCTATCAATTATGAAAGTCAATCAGCACTCATTACCGTTAAAACTTATGGCTCCACTTTTATGGGAAGCTGTATGAGAATGCTGAAAAGTACAGAAGAATTAACGCTGACCTCCCTGTATATCGACCTCCCTTTGGATGATCCCTACATCGATTCTGCCATAAACTGGCTCAAAGAACAGCAATTTATTCTCTCCGGCCTTGTTCCCTTTTTCCACCAGGAGGAGGATTACCTTCGCATGCAGCGGTTGTACATGAATGTGGATTTTGATGAGATTCAGACCTATTCAGAGATGGCCGGAAAGCTAAAAAAAGTGATTCAAGATGAATACGATGAACTACAAAAAAACCAGTAA